AATCATCAGAGACACCAGGCCATAGCCCCCGGGAAGGTTCTGGGCCTTAACCTGCTGCAAGAGGTTAGCGGTGGTCCAGCCGGTCTGGGCAATGATGCGGGGCTCCCCTACCCTAATGCCTTCCGGCGACAGCAGGTTGGCCAGGTGCAGGGGCCAGCGCTCTTGGGCGGGCACGCTTTGCCCAATGGTGTAGGAATCGCCTAGGGCCAGGTACGTGGAAACAGTGCCAGAACCAGCGGGCGGCTGGGGCGCGGGTAGGTTATCAGCATCATCGCCCCCGGCAGAATCACAGGCCACCAAAAACACCATACTCACTAAAAGCAACCACACACTGGCTAGAAACCGCATACCGTTCAAGTAAAGAAACCACCAGGAAGAACCTCCTCCCCTTTGGGTTACTTACGCAACAGACCGCTTCTTTGGATTGTTCAATTGCAGGTAAGTCTGGCCAACTGGCTGAAACCGCAGGTCACACCCGATGAAGGACTATTTTCTGATCAGGCTTTCTCGGTTTCGGGGGTGGGTTCCTGGGAAGAGGCTAAAAACTCGGCGCGGGCCTTTTCCAGCTCTTGAATAAGGCGGTTGCGCTTTTCCAGGAGGCTTTGCAGCACGGTGGTACGGCGGTAAAACAGGGTAAAGAAAATCCAGTGGCGGCGGGCTACGTGAATGCGGTGCCAGTAATGCAGCACAAAGAACCCGGTGATAGGCAGCGCCACCAGGTACCCCACCAACGCCCAGCCAGACAAGCCCAGCCACGTGTGAACGGCCCACCCCACCAGGGCGTAGAAAATAGGAAACGTGAACATGCCTACGGTCATCATGATAGGTGCATAGAACTCTATGTCTTTGGTAAGCGAACGGGCTATTTTGGCCGGCAGAATGTAGGGCAGGTAATTATGCACCAACCCGAAGAGGTACACCGGGAAGCCTAAAAGGAGGTAGACAATGGTTTTTACTGTACCCCAGGCCACGGTGCGCTTGGCGGGGGCTTTCTTAAAGGCTTCGGGCACCAGCCCCACGCTTTCCAGGTGTTGGAAATACTCGGTCAGGTTGGTGCGCAGTTGATGGACGCGTTCGGGTTGCCGGGCCTCAAAATACTTGATGCTCTGCACAATCGCCTTGGTAAAGTTAAACCGTTCTTTGGTGGCCGAGGAAGGAAGGTGGAGTTCCTGCGTTAGGGTGTCCTGGTAGACGGCCTCTATCTGGCGGGCCAGTTCGTCTTCCTCCTCAGTTTCGGTGTGGATGATGAGCGATTCCAGCCTTTCCTTCAGGTGATCTGTGAGCAGATGGGCGGCCTTGAAGGGGTCCTGGGCATACGCCTCGGCGTACTCCTTTACATGAATAGGTTCTCCCACGTTCACAAACACATCGCTCCTAAACCGGGAAGGGTCTGAGTAGTTGAGGCCCACGGGCACAATGCGCAGGCCCAGGTGGAAGTTGTGCTGGGCCTCGGCGCCCAGGCTGATGCGGGCGGTACCGGTCTTGAGCGGGCGCAGGCGGCGCTGCATAAAGCTGTTGCCCTCCGGGAACACCATGAGCGTGCCGCCTTTGCCCAGAAACTCATAGCATTTGGCAAAAGTGGCATCGTTCTGCACCGTGCCTGTATCACCCACGTCTTCGCGGCGGTACACGGGTATCATGAACAAATGGTGGAACAGCCACCCCTGGATGCCCGGTTTAAAAAAACTGCTTTTGGCCAGGAAATAGATATCCTGTTTCATGAGCGAGGCCGTCACCACCGGGTCCATGAGCGTGTTGGGGTGATTAGATACCACAATCAGGGGCCCCTCAGAGAACAGCAGGTGCTTGTTGTTCACCGTGAAACGCCTGAAGAACACGCGCAACGCTATCCTAAAGATGGTCTTAAGCAGAAAATACAGCATAAAGGCAATTGGTTAAACGTAGGAAGCTACGCATTTTCAAGCTCATTTCAGCAAAACAGGCGTAAAACGCAAAGCTCTTGGTTTTCAGTGGTTAGTGGACAATCCTAAATCCTCAGGAATTCATTTCTTATCCCTTAAGGCTTTTCTATCCAAAAAAGAAGAGCCGTTTTAGGGCCGTTTTCGTGAAAACAGCCCCGAAACGGCGCTATAAGATATCGTCTATTGCTCAGGCTTCGTTGGTTTACCAGGCAGAGGAAGCCCACAGCCACAGGTACTCGGCCAGTTTCCAGAGCCCGTACAGCAGCAACCCGAACACCACCACAAACACCACCAGAACCGCTACAATGAAGCCCGTTCCCTTGCCCTGGTACTGGCCCTCCTGGTAATGGCGGCGCAGCAGTTCCACGTTGCGCTGGTTGGCCTTGTACCCGAAGTCAAACAGCCAGCCCACGATAGGAATACTGCCAATGATGGCGTCTAGCACAATGTTCAATAGCATCCGGAATACCAGCGCCCGGCTGGCCCCGTGCTTGGCCATGGTCATCACCAACACCCCCGACATGGCAAAGCCCGCCATGTCCCCCACTACCGGCAGCAGCCCCATAATAGGGTCTAACCCAAACCGGAACTTGGTGCCAGGCAGCACAAACTGATTATCTAGCAGCCTTGAAATTGACTCCACCCATTTCAGGCGGTCATCTACAGGGGGATTGAGCTTGGTTTCCATTTTAGTAGTTACTGTTTTCCCCTACATACGCAGAACCGCCCTGTTAGATTACCTGGCGTCTTGGCTGGGTTTTTTGGTGGTCTTTTATATCTGAACATCGCTGCCTGAACGGTTACACATCAAAGTTCTCAACAGAAGGTATTAACTGGTTTCAGGAAAAGCCTTCGGCAAAGCCGAAACCGCGGCAAGGCAATTAGTCCACCTTTAAAGCAGCACATCCCGTTTTGGGGCCATTTCTGGAAAAACGGCCCCAAAACGGGAAGTGCGCTGCCTGTAAGAACTAAGGCTATTTTACCAATTGCATGGCCGGTGCCTGCTTTGACCTATATACCTTGAACAAGGTGAACGCCAGCAGAAGTAAGGCCACAGAGAACCCAACGCCGTAGGCAATCATGACCGGTAACTGAAAGCCCTCAGGGGCCACCAGAATATAAGAGGTGGCCACGGCCGTCATGAACACCGCTGGCACCAGAGATACCCAGAACTGCTTTTTCTCCTCAATCAGGTAAGCCGTCACTACCCACAGCACTACCGTGGCCAACGATTGGTTGGTCCAGGCGAAATAGCGCCACACCACCCCAAAATCAATCAGGGTCAAGGCATAGCCTGCGGCGAATAACGGGATACTGATCAAAATACGGTTTTTGAAGGGACCCTGGTCAGATTTCATAAAGTCCGCCACAATGAGCCGGGCACTCCGGAAGGCCGTGTCACCGGAGGTGATGGGAGCGGCCACCACGCCCAGAAGCGCCAGCACCCCTCCCACTTTTCCTAGCAAAGAATGGGAAATCTCGCTCACTACCCAGGCGGCGTTTCCGCCCTGCTGAACCATGGTCTCATTCAACTCCCGCACGCCGCCAAAGAAACTCATGCTGATGGCCGCCCAAATAAGCGCTACTACGCCCTCAGTGATCATGGCGCCATAGAAGATGCTGCGGCCCTGCTTTTCATTAGTCATGCAGCGCGCCATCATAGGAGACTGCGAGGCGTGGAAACCCGAAATGGCGCCGCAGGCCACCGTCACAAACAGCATAGGAAACAACGGAAACGTCTCTGGGCTGGAATGCTGGTTGTAAAGGCTGTCAAAGGTGATCTCCGGGATATGCAGCCCGTCTTTGAACATGATAAAAGAGATGCCCACGGCCATAAACAGCATGGCCACCCCAAACAATGGGTACAAGCGGCCAATGAGTTTGTCAATGGGGAGAATGGTGGAAAGGAAATAGTAGACGAAGATAATCCAGACCCACATGGTCACGCCGCCCCCGGCCCCACCGCTAATGCCGTCCAGGATCTTGGCCGGGCCCATGATAAACACCGCGCCCAACATCACCATTAAGATGATGGTGAAGACCCGCATGAACTGTTTCATGCCGTTGCCCAGGTAACGGCCCGTGGTTTCGGTGATGCTCTCCCCGCCGTGGCGCAAAGACAGCATACCCGAGAAGTAATCATGCACCCCGCCCGCAAAGATGGAGCCCAGCACAATCCAGAGAAAGGCCGCAGGTCCCCACATGGCGCCGGCCACCGCCCCGAAAATAGGGCCCAGGCCCGCAATGTTCAGGAACTGGATCAGGAAGATCTTCCATTGCGGCAGGGCTACGTAATCTACCCCGTCTTCCATGGTGATGGCGGGTGTGGGCCTGTTGGGGTCAGCCCCAAAGATGCGCTCCACCACTTTGGAATATACCATGTAGCCCACAATGAGCGCAAGAACAGAAACGAAGAACGAGATCATACACTTTGCTGGTTAGAACAGGTCACTAGAGTAACGGAGATACTTTCTGTTTTAAGGCTACTTTGGCTAAAACAGGCCCAAAACAAAAGGAAGATACAAAAAAATGCCCGCGCCCGCCCAAATATTTTCCGGGCAGGCGCGGGCAAAAGTCTCTTAGCGGGAGTGCAGGGTGATCTCAGGCTGCGCCTGCTTCACGTTCTCCAGGGTCGTGTACACCTGGTACAGGCCGCGCGGAATATGGAAACAGCCTTTCCACTTGCCGCCTTTCAGGGGCAACAACACCTCATTGCGGCGGTTCAGGTAGCCAAACCATTCGCCGTACTGCTCATCCCTGAAATTGGCCCAGGTGTATTCATGCAGTTTGTCAAACCATTTCTGGCAGCGCTCATCGCCGGTGGCGGCGTAGGCCTTGGCCATGCACACCAGGGCCTCTACGTGCGGCCACCACAATTTCTGGTCCCACTCCAGCTGCTGCACCGGGTACCCTTTAATGTCTTTGAAATAGAACAGGCCACCAAACTCCTTGTCCCAGCCATAGTCCAGGGTGTGCAGGGCAATTTCAACGGTTCTGTTCACCAGGGCCTGGTCGCCCAGGCGCAGGGCCAGGTCCATGATAAACCACATGGCCTCAATGATGTGGCCCGGGTTGATCACGCGGCCTTCAAAACAGTCTGCGAAGGAGCCGTCCTGGTACACGTTCTCCAGAATAAGGCCGCTCTCCGGGTGGTAAAACACCTCCATCACCTCATAGATAATCTCAGACATGAGTGCGTCTACCTGGCTTTTGTCCAGCAGGTGCTCCATCTCCAGGGAAAGGTTGCTCAGGATCATGGGCAGCGAGAAGTTGCGCAGGTTGCGGGTGCCGGGGTAGGCCTTGCTGTACTTGCCCTTGGGGTTCTCGCGGCGGTCCAGAATGTTCTGGAAGGTCTGGCGGGCAATGTCTGCGTACTCGTCTTCGGGCTTTATTTTGTAGAGGGCACCAAAGCCCATGGCCGCAAAGCAGTCTGAGAAAATATTGTAGGGCTGCACCAGGGGCTGGCCGCTTTGAGTGAGGGAGAAATAGAAGTTGCCCTGGGCGTCTCGGCCATGTTTTTTCAGGAAATCTGCGCCGTGCACGGCCATGTCCAGCCACTCCTGCTTCTGCTCTACCTTGTCATACAGCATGGAGAACATCCAGGTCTCGCGGCCCTGCAGCCAAATAAATTTATCGGTGTCAAATACGTTTCCAAATTGATCCAGGCAAGTGAAAAAACCGCCGTGTTTCTCATCCTTAGAATGCTTCATCCAGAAAGGGATGACGTTCTCCAACAGCTCCTGTTTATACAGCGTAGAATAATGATTCATATAATCTGTGATTAGCGTAAACTCTGTAAATATTCTTTATATCTATTGTAAAGGTGGCCCGCCTGCAGGTACGCGCTCTGCGGACTCATGAAATGCGAAAACTCAAACGTGATGGCCTTGTCATAGCCGGCCTTGCGGGCGGCTTCCAGCTTCAGGCGCAGCTTCTCGAACTTGATAGGCAGGAACTTGATGGGCATGTCGCGGTCAAAGCTCTCGGCGTTGGTCCAGCACTGCAGGCCAAACCGGTCGGCCATCTTTTTGTTGATGGCGAAGAAATCCTCCAGCTCATGGTAGTCTATGTGCCCGTCCTGGAAGGCCACGGCGTCTACGCTGCCCTGCAGGCCGTCAAAGATCTCGCTCCACTCCTCTTCGTGTTGGCGCAAGGACACCGCGTCTTCTTTTGACAGCTGCGAAGTGGCCGCCATCACCGCTTTCTTGCCGTCAATCCAGGGCGAGATGAAGGTGGGCAGGCCGCCGCTCACGTCTTTGCACTGCTGGCCCAGCGTTCTAAAGGCATTGGTGGCGCCTTTGGTCTTGCGGCTGATTTCCATGCTCAGGTACCAGCCGCCAAAGCTTTTGAAGTGCCCGTACTGTTTCCAGACCTCGTCAATGACAAAGCGGTTGGCGTCTATCTCATCCTGCAGGTTGCCGGTGTCCCAGTAATGGCCGCTGTCATACAACCCGAAGTAGAACTTGAGGCCGTGCTTGTCTGCCAGTTCCAGGAACATTTCCACCAGGTCTACCGGCGGTGCGTAACACCCGTACTGCTTCTGCAGAAAGGCCGACGGGTAGGTGATGAATCGGCGGTAGCCGCTCCTGATCATGATCACCGTGTCAATGCCCACCGCTTTCATGTACCCAAAATCACGGTCCCATTCCTCCCGGCCCCAGTTCTGGTGCGGAATATCATGGGAGATCTCGTCTATAAAGGTTCCTGTTATCTGCATGCTTTTTTCAATGAGTGATTGAGTGGTTGAAGGAAGGAGTGAAGGTTTTCACTTCAATTCTTTCACCACTGCCTTTACTTCTGTTTTGGGCCTCTTTCCTGAAAAACAGGCTTAAAACGGCTTTGCTGCTACAGCGCTTTCTCTTTCTTCAGTTGGGCTACCCACTTGCTGTAGGCCACCAGTTTCAGGTGCAGGCCATCGGTACTCAGTTCCTTGTCCAGTTGGCCGGTGCTGTCTACCAGGGCCGGGTGAATGTTCACGTAGGTGTAGCGGTACTCCTTGGCCAGGGCCTGCAGTTGTGTGTTCAGCTCGGCTATGCGGGCGTTGGTGATGTTCTTGTAGATGGCGGCCAGCATGCCTTCGTTCACCGGCAGTACGCTCTGCACGTACACCTTGGTCTTGGGGCTTTCCTGCCGTACGCGCTGCAGTATGCGCCGGTACGCGCCGGCAATGGCCGCCGTGGGCACGCCGCGCTTAATGTCATTCACGCCAATGGCGATGAAGATCTTGGCGGGTTTTGAGGCCAGCACTTCCTCCAGACGGGCCAACACGCCCCAGACCACATCCCCGCTGATGCCCCGGTTCACCACCGGTTTGCCCGGTATCAGCTCCTGCCACTCCCCTACCTCGGTGATGCTGTTTCCCAGGAAAACGATCTCCTTTTTCTGGTTGGGCATGCTGCGGTAAAAGTCCAGGCGCATGTTGTAATGGCCGCCGCCATAGCTGCTGTCTATTTTGGCCGGTTCCTGCGCCAGCGCCTCTCTACTGAAAAGCACGCTGCCCAGCAACAGGCTTATAATGAGTATCTTCTTCATTTGCTTAGCCAACTTTTACCAGTTCCTTTTCTTTATGGGGCGTGTTCACAAACTCCTCATCGGCCTCCTTGAGGCGGTCCCACCAGTTTTTCTTCAGGAACACAGAAGTAATGATCAGGACCGCCACCCAGGCCGCGGTGTAGTAATTCTCCCTGATCATGAAGTAGATAGGAATCACTACCTGGGCCATCTGCCACACAATACCCACCAGAATATTGGCAGCATCTCGGCCTAAGTCTTTGTTCGGTACAAACGAAGGATCCTCGGCCATGACCTCGCGCTTGATAGGTCCCCAGAAACCCCAGGGGCGGGTCTCGCGGTAGTAGTTCTTCACGGCCTCGCGGTTAGGCAGCGGAGACATATAGGTACCCACCAGACAGCCAATCAACGAGAAAAGCAGAATAAGCGGGAACACGTAGATGTCCACAATCTCGGGGAACACGAACAGTTTGATGGTGGAGGCTATAAGGCCAAACAACATGCCGTAGAAGTAGCCAAAGCCGGTAAAGCGCCACCACACCCATTTAAGCACGTTAGCCGCCACGTAGCCACCGTACAGCGCCGAGGTAATCCAGAGCGTGAGCTTGTTCAGGGACCCGGCGTTAAACCCAAAGACAATGCCTACCATCACCAGCACAATAGAGGAAATGATGCTCAGGCGCACGTATTTCTTGTCAGAGGCGTGGGGGTTGATGTATTTGCGGTAGATGTCATTGACAATATAGGCCGGGGCCGAATTCACGAACGCCGAGAAGGTACCCATAAAGGCCGCCAGCAGACCGGCCAACAGCAAGCCGCGGAACCCGTCGGGCACGAACTTGTTAATGGCCAAGGGCAGAATCTTCTCAAAGTCCATGTTGGCGCCCATACCGTTCAGCTCAGGCACCAGGTACACCAGGGCCAGCACCGCAAAACCGGCCACCATCAGGTACCTCGGAATGTACATCACCCAGATGGTGGTAAAGCTCATCTTGGCGGCCTCTGAAGGGGTACGCGCCGAGAGCACACGCTGCATGTCATAAGACGGCACGGGCCCGGCAATAGAGGCAAAGATTCCTTTGAATAGCATCATCATGAACAACATACCAAACAGACCGAAGCCGTCATCAGATAACTTCTGGTTTACCGACGGGAACGGCGTCTTGCTCCAGTCCAGGTCCAGGTTCCAGCCAAAGGAAAGGTCTTTCCAGCCCGCCGGGATGGCGGCGTTGATCTGTTCGGCGCTCACCGAGGTGTAGGCCACGTACCCAATCACAAAACAGGAAATGGTCATGATGATGAACTGCAGAATCTCGGTGGCCACCACGCTGTACATACCGCCTTTCACGGTGTAGAGGGTGGTAATGGCGCAGATGATCAAGGCATAGGAACGCTCAGAAGAAACGGCCCAGTCACCTATCATAAAGGTTATGTCCCAGGGCAGAATGATAACACACAGTTTGCCTATCCCCTCAAAAAAGTAGGCGATAAAGCCCAGCACACTGATCACGGCAAAGGCCACAATAATGATATGCGAGAGCTTGGCCCCCTTGCCATCGCCAAAACGGAAGGTGATCCACTGCGCCCCGGTCATCACCTTTGAGCGCCGCATCCAGATGGCCAGGAACACAAACACGAACACCTGGTTCCAGACTGGCCAGAGCCAGGGAATCCAGGCGCTTTTGAGTCCGTACACAAACAGGATCATGACGGTCCACATGGTGCCCGAAACGTCAAACATACCAGAGGCGTTACTCAGGCCCAGGTAGTACCATTTCATGGTGTTGCCGCCCAGGAAATAGCTCTGCATGTCTTTGGAGGCCCTCTTGGAGATGTAGAAACCCACCCCCAGAATACCCACAATGTAGGCAAAGATGATAGCGATGTCTAAGACGCTTAAACTCATTTCAGTCAGTTAATTTGTTCGTTTAGTGGGCAAGTTCTAGGTGCGCCAGAACCAGCCTTTGCGTGTGGTATAGGCCGTGGCCGCCACTACGGCCCCGGTGATAAAGATACTCTTCACTACCCCCAGGTAAATATTTACATCGCGCAGCGCCGCCAACACGTCTGCCCCGTGCGTAAGGGCCAGCAGCGGAGAAATCAGGAAAGCCGTGGCCACGTAGGCCACCATAGGGTTCTGCCCAGTTTGGATAATGGATTTCCAGACCAAGTTTTGCGAGAACCTACTAGAGACCAGGTCACAGAGAATGTAGGCAAAAAAGGCCAGGCCGCTGGTCAAAAACCAGAAACTAAATGAAGACGGGTCTTTCTTGATACCGCCCCCATATGGCTCCATGGCCAACCCCAGGAACAGCAGAAACACGCCCCAGCCCACCAGTTGCCGGAACAGTTCGCCCTGCGGGGAGGCTGGTTTCCGGACCAGCCAGAGTGCCGCTGCACTCAATACCGCATCAAGAGTTAAAGTCAGGCCCAACTGGCGGGTATACAGGCCATACAGGTTCACTACTATCAAAGACAGACAGAGTAACCCCAGCAAGATTTTTGAAGGACCTTCTTCTTGTGCGGGCTCCTGGTTACTACGGTATCTGATCATCAGGTCGCCCAGCACCGAACCCGGCAACACAATGCACAGGT
This Rufibacter radiotolerans DNA region includes the following protein-coding sequences:
- a CDS encoding lysophospholipid acyltransferase family protein, translating into MLYFLLKTIFRIALRVFFRRFTVNNKHLLFSEGPLIVVSNHPNTLMDPVVTASLMKQDIYFLAKSSFFKPGIQGWLFHHLFMIPVYRREDVGDTGTVQNDATFAKCYEFLGKGGTLMVFPEGNSFMQRRLRPLKTGTARISLGAEAQHNFHLGLRIVPVGLNYSDPSRFRSDVFVNVGEPIHVKEYAEAYAQDPFKAAHLLTDHLKERLESLIIHTETEEEDELARQIEAVYQDTLTQELHLPSSATKERFNFTKAIVQSIKYFEARQPERVHQLRTNLTEYFQHLESVGLVPEAFKKAPAKRTVAWGTVKTIVYLLLGFPVYLFGLVHNYLPYILPAKIARSLTKDIEFYAPIMMTVGMFTFPIFYALVGWAVHTWLGLSGWALVGYLVALPITGFFVLHYWHRIHVARRHWIFFTLFYRRTTVLQSLLEKRNRLIQELEKARAEFLASSQEPTPETEKA
- a CDS encoding DUF4112 domain-containing protein — translated: METKLNPPVDDRLKWVESISRLLDNQFVLPGTKFRFGLDPIMGLLPVVGDMAGFAMSGVLVMTMAKHGASRALVFRMLLNIVLDAIIGSIPIVGWLFDFGYKANQRNVELLRRHYQEGQYQGKGTGFIVAVLVVFVVVFGLLLYGLWKLAEYLWLWASSAW
- a CDS encoding carbon starvation CstA family protein codes for the protein MISFFVSVLALIVGYMVYSKVVERIFGADPNRPTPAITMEDGVDYVALPQWKIFLIQFLNIAGLGPIFGAVAGAMWGPAAFLWIVLGSIFAGGVHDYFSGMLSLRHGGESITETTGRYLGNGMKQFMRVFTIILMVMLGAVFIMGPAKILDGISGGAGGGVTMWVWIIFVYYFLSTILPIDKLIGRLYPLFGVAMLFMAVGISFIMFKDGLHIPEITFDSLYNQHSSPETFPLFPMLFVTVACGAISGFHASQSPMMARCMTNEKQGRSIFYGAMITEGVVALIWAAISMSFFGGVRELNETMVQQGGNAAWVVSEISHSLLGKVGGVLALLGVVAAPITSGDTAFRSARLIVADFMKSDQGPFKNRILISIPLFAAGYALTLIDFGVVWRYFAWTNQSLATVVLWVVTAYLIEEKKQFWVSLVPAVFMTAVATSYILVAPEGFQLPVMIAYGVGFSVALLLLAFTLFKVYRSKQAPAMQLVK
- a CDS encoding AGE family epimerase/isomerase; the protein is MNHYSTLYKQELLENVIPFWMKHSKDEKHGGFFTCLDQFGNVFDTDKFIWLQGRETWMFSMLYDKVEQKQEWLDMAVHGADFLKKHGRDAQGNFYFSLTQSGQPLVQPYNIFSDCFAAMGFGALYKIKPEDEYADIARQTFQNILDRRENPKGKYSKAYPGTRNLRNFSLPMILSNLSLEMEHLLDKSQVDALMSEIIYEVMEVFYHPESGLILENVYQDGSFADCFEGRVINPGHIIEAMWFIMDLALRLGDQALVNRTVEIALHTLDYGWDKEFGGLFYFKDIKGYPVQQLEWDQKLWWPHVEALVCMAKAYAATGDERCQKWFDKLHEYTWANFRDEQYGEWFGYLNRRNEVLLPLKGGKWKGCFHIPRGLYQVYTTLENVKQAQPEITLHSR
- a CDS encoding DUF4434 domain-containing protein; translated protein: MQITGTFIDEISHDIPHQNWGREEWDRDFGYMKAVGIDTVIMIRSGYRRFITYPSAFLQKQYGCYAPPVDLVEMFLELADKHGLKFYFGLYDSGHYWDTGNLQDEIDANRFVIDEVWKQYGHFKSFGGWYLSMEISRKTKGATNAFRTLGQQCKDVSGGLPTFISPWIDGKKAVMAATSQLSKEDAVSLRQHEEEWSEIFDGLQGSVDAVAFQDGHIDYHELEDFFAINKKMADRFGLQCWTNAESFDRDMPIKFLPIKFEKLRLKLEAARKAGYDKAITFEFSHFMSPQSAYLQAGHLYNRYKEYLQSLR
- a CDS encoding GDSL-type esterase/lipase family protein, which encodes MKKILIISLLLGSVLFSREALAQEPAKIDSSYGGGHYNMRLDFYRSMPNQKKEIVFLGNSITEVGEWQELIPGKPVVNRGISGDVVWGVLARLEEVLASKPAKIFIAIGVNDIKRGVPTAAIAGAYRRILQRVRQESPKTKVYVQSVLPVNEGMLAAIYKNITNARIAELNTQLQALAKEYRYTYVNIHPALVDSTGQLDKELSTDGLHLKLVAYSKWVAQLKKEKAL
- a CDS encoding sodium:solute symporter family protein, translated to MSLSVLDIAIIFAYIVGILGVGFYISKRASKDMQSYFLGGNTMKWYYLGLSNASGMFDVSGTMWTVMILFVYGLKSAWIPWLWPVWNQVFVFVFLAIWMRRSKVMTGAQWITFRFGDGKGAKLSHIIIVAFAVISVLGFIAYFFEGIGKLCVIILPWDITFMIGDWAVSSERSYALIICAITTLYTVKGGMYSVVATEILQFIIMTISCFVIGYVAYTSVSAEQINAAIPAGWKDLSFGWNLDLDWSKTPFPSVNQKLSDDGFGLFGMLFMMMLFKGIFASIAGPVPSYDMQRVLSARTPSEAAKMSFTTIWVMYIPRYLMVAGFAVLALVYLVPELNGMGANMDFEKILPLAINKFVPDGFRGLLLAGLLAAFMGTFSAFVNSAPAYIVNDIYRKYINPHASDKKYVRLSIISSIVLVMVGIVFGFNAGSLNKLTLWITSALYGGYVAANVLKWVWWRFTGFGYFYGMLFGLIASTIKLFVFPEIVDIYVFPLILLFSLIGCLVGTYMSPLPNREAVKNYYRETRPWGFWGPIKREVMAEDPSFVPNKDLGRDAANILVGIVWQMAQVVIPIYFMIRENYYTAAWVAVLIITSVFLKKNWWDRLKEADEEFVNTPHKEKELVKVG